A segment of the Microvirgula aerodenitrificans DSM 15089 genome:
CGCAGTGTCGACAGTGTGACCACATTGTCGATGCCTTCGGCGCCGCAGAAGCGTTTCTGCGCGAACGGCAGGTCGGCCGAGATGCACAGCACCACCGTGTTGTTCAGTGCGGCCGCTTTTTCATTGAACTTGCGGACCGACATGGCGCAGGTCGGGGTGTCGACACTCGGGAAAATGTTCAGGATCTTGCGCTTGCCGGCGAACTGGCTCAACGGCACATCGGCCAGATCGGCGCCGACCAGCGTGAAAGCCGGGGCCGTGCTGCCCGGGGCCGGCAGCGTGCCGGTGACGTCGATCGGGGTGCCGCGAAGCGTAACGGTGGCCATGGTGAGACTCCTGTTCAGGTCGGGAAGGGAAACACGGGATGTGATGGCCTTTATCATAGGTCGTTAAATTGTATTGTGCAAAATATAATTTTGAGCAATACAATTCGTGAAAGCACAGCCAGTCTGATGATATCGATCGATATTTTCGTTCTAATCACGACTAAAACGACGTGTACACTGGGAACCCGATCCACCCCGCGGGCGGTGGAGGATTGCCGTCACGCCCGTTGCTGATGGATGATGCGCGGCTCGCATGCCGCGTTACAGTAAGGAAGAAACAACATGTCATTGATGCCACCCGACTCCGCCGTTGCGCCCGGGACCCGCGCGTTGCGGGTCGAGGCGGTTGGCAGCGCCAGGCTGCCGACTGCACACGGGGAGTTCGTTGCGCACGCGTTCCGGGACCGCAGCAGCGGCATCGAACACCTTGCGCTGACCATGGGGTCGCCCTCCGGCGACGGCGTGCTGGCGCGGATGCACTCGGAGTGCCTGACCGGGGACGTGCTCGGTTCGCGCCGCTGCGATTGCGGCGAGCAACTGGATCTGGCGCTGCAGCGCATTGCCGAACAGGGGTGCGGTGTATTGCTGTACCTGCGCGGCCAGGAAGGGCGCGGGATCGGCATCGGGCACAAGATCCAGGCCTATGCGCTGCAGGACAGCGGGCTGGATACCGTGGCGGCCAATGTGGCGCTCGGCCTGCCGGTCGACGCGCGACGCTACGATTTTGCCGCCGACATACTGCGCCTGCTGGGCGTGCGATCGGTACGGCTGATGAGCAACAACCCGGACAAGAAGGTCGCCCTCGAAGCGGCCGGCATCCCGGTGACCGAACTGCTGCTGCACGCCGTGCCGCAGCACGCCGACAACCGGGCCTATCTGCAGACCAAGCGCACCCGGATGGGACACCTGCTCGACCCGGCATGACAGCCGCCGCGGAGGGCTGTCGCCCTCCGGGAGCTGCAATCAGTCGGGCCTGTACCGACGCCACTCAGGCCGTCGGTGCCCCCGGTTATTTCAGCGCATAAATGGCCGGCAGGTTGCGCCAGGCGCCGCGGACGTCCATGCCGTAACCGAACACATAGCGGTTCGGCACGTCGATACCGACAAAATCGGCCTTGATCGGCTTCGGCTTGTCGATCAGCTTGTTGGCGAACACGCCGCTGTAGAACGCCTTTGCACCCATTTCCATCACTTTTTCGCGGATGGCGGCCATGGTTTCGCCTTCGTCGAGGATGTCGTCCAGCACCAGCACCACCCGGTCGCGCACGTCTTCCTTCGGCGCGGTGCGCCAGGTGATGGCGCCGCCCTGGGTCTTGTCGCCGTAACGGCTGACGTGCACATAGTCGAAGTCGAGCGGGAATTGCAGACGCGGCAGCAGCTGGCCGGTAAACACCACGGCGCCACCCATCACGGACAGCACCAGCGGGTATTCGTCGCCCAGCAGCGCGGTGATTTCGGTCGCCATGCGGTCGACGGCGACGCTGACTTCTTCCGCCGTGAACAGCACGTCGGCGCTATTGAGCAAGCCACGGGCAGCGGCAACATTGGGCATGATCGGTTCCTTGAACAATATGGGGTAGGGCAAGGGAACGGAAACGGCGAAGCCGCTTCGCGAAGGAAGCGGCCTGGTCGATGACGGTTCCCCGCCGGTCGGACGCGATTCTAGCGTTATTTGCGCCCGGCCAGCCAGTTGTCGAACGCGGCGCCGACTTCCGGGTGCTTGAGTGCGAAATCCACCGTCGCTTTCAGATAGCCGAGCTTGGAGCCGCAGTCATAGCGGACGCCGCTCAGCGCCAGTGCGTGTACCGGCTCGTCGCGCATCAGCAGGTCGATGCCGTCGGTCAGCTGGATCTCGCCGCCGGCGCCGGGCTTGATCGCCCGCAGCTTGTCGAAAATGGCCGGGGTCAGGATATAGCGGCCGACCACGGCCAGATCGGACGGCGCATCCTGCGGCTTCGGCTTCTCGACGATGCTGGTCACGCGCTGCAGGCCGTTCTCGTCGCGTACTTCGACGATGCCGTAGGAGCCGGTTTCGCTGCGCGGTACGCGCTCGACGCCCAGCACTGAGCTGCCGGTGGTCTGGTAGCAGGAAATCATTTCTGCCATGGCGCCATTCGGCATGTCGATCAGGTCGTCGGCCAGGATGACCGCGAACGGCTCGTCGCCGACCGCCGGTCGTGCGCACAGCACGGCGTGACCGAGCCCCAGCGCTTCGGCCTGGCGGATATACACGCAGGATACATTCTTCGGCAGGATGTCCTGCACCGTGTCGAGCAGCACATGCTTGTTGCGCAGCTCCAGTTCGTTTTCCAGCTCGTAGGCCTTGTCGAAATGGTCCTCGATGGCGCGCTTGTTGCGCCCGGTAATGAACACCAGCTCGGTAATGCCTGCGGCGACCGCTTCCTCGACGGCATACTGGATCAGGGGCTTGTCCACCACTGGCAGCATTTCTTTCGGGCTGGCCTTGGTGGCGGGCAGAAAACGGGTGCCCATGCCGGCGACGGGGAATACGGCTTTACGGATCGGTTTCATGAAAAGTCTTCGTATGGTGGGATGCAGTGCAGCGTTTCCCGGCGCAAGGCGGGATCGGTCGACATAGTACCAGTGCCATAAAGCAAATCGGAGCCGGTGCTTGCACCAGGCTCCGATTTTTTCTGCTGCAGTCAGACGCTCAGACCAGCCCGTCGCGCCGCATGCCGTCCAGTACCTTGACGAAGGCGCGCATTTCCTCCGGGGTGCCGATGGTCAGGCGGTTCCAGCCATCGGTATGGTCGAACAGCCGTCCGACCAGAACGTGGCGCTTTTTCATCTCGGCCTGATAGGCGGTGGTGCTGCCCTTGATCCGGTGCATGATGAAGTTGGCCTGCGACGGCATGTAGTCGAGGTGCAGGCGCTTGAAGGCGTCGACGGCGATGGCCCGACCCTGCGCGGTCGAGGCCAGGCTGTGCCGGATCCATGCCGCATCTTCCAGCGAGGCGCGGGCGGTGGCGGCGCCGGCCAGGTTGATATTGTCGATCGAGATGTGCGCATCGTACTGGGCGATGGTGTCCGGATGGGCGAAGGCATAGCCGACGCGGACCCCGGCCAGACCGAAGACCTTGGAGCAGGTGCGCAGCACGATCACGTTTTTCCTGCCCTGTTTGACCCACTTGATCGCGCTCTGGTAACGCGGGTCGGTCACGTACTCGTGGTAGGCCTCGTCGACGATGAAGGTCACGCGATCCGGCGCGCTGGCGATCCACTTGTCGATCACGGCCGCCGGGGTGATGGTGGCGGTCGGGTTGTTCGGATTGCACAGATAGATGGTGCTCGGGCCCGGGTGGGCATCGGCGGCGGCACGCATGCCGGCAATGTCGAGCACATGATCGCGGGTCAGGCCGACCTTGACCGTTTTCAGACCCATGGCTTTGGCGTGGACCTCGGCGTTGTTGAAGGTCGGATCGGCGACCACCAACTGGGCATTCGGCGTCAGCGCTGCGTTCAGGACGGCGGTGTGGATCAGTTCGGACGAGCCGTTGCCGAGGATCACCTGCTTGTCGCTCAGCCCGTTGAGGCGGGCAATGGTGGCGACCAGCGCTTCGCGCGCGTCGTCCGGATAGCGGCATGACTGGCCGGGCAGCACGGCCGCCAGCGCCTGTTTGGCGCGCGGCGACATGCCCAGCGAGTTCTCGTTGAAATTCAGTCGCAGCGGCGTGTCGGCCGACGGAATGAATACCGCCGGGCTGTCATTGGCGGCCGGGGCCGCCGTTGCCGGGGTCTGCGCCACGGCTCGCGACCCCAGGGCGGCGAGGCCGACCAGCAAACCGGACGACTTGAGCAAAGTGCGACGATCCATGATGACTCCCATGAAGGTTTGATAAAAGCGGGTACGCAGGCAGTGACACTGCATTGCCATTGATATTACGGAGCGGGTCGTCGCATTTGCTGGGTCACATCAAGGAAACCCCGGTCTGGCCACGAATGGTAATCAGGGGTCGCATTGCCGCAACCGTCATGCTGGCCAGATAGGCGAGGCAAATAAAAACGCCTGCAAGATATGTCTTGCAGGTGTTTTTGAGGGGGCCGGAGACGGAAAAGCGTCCTATGACCCAAGCAGTGCCAGCAGCCCGTCCTGGTCGAGAATGGCCACGCCGAGCGCCTGTGCCTTGTCCAGCTTGCTGCCCGCCGCGTCGCCGGCGACCACATAGTCGGTCTTTTTCGACACGCTGCCGGCCACCTTGCCGCCGGCGGCCTCGATGCGTGCCTTGGCGTCATCGCGGGTCAGGGTGGGCAGGGTGCCGGTCAGCACGAAGGTCTTGCCGGCCACGCCGTCGACGTAGCTGTCCGTGGTGGCTGCGACCTGCGGCCAGTCGACGCCAAGCGCGCACAGGTCGGTGACGACGTCGCGGTTATGCGACTCGGCGAAGAAGTCGACGATCGAGCGCGCGACGATCGGGCCGACATCCGGCACCGCGACCAGCGCGGTCTCGTCGGCGGCCATCAGCGCATCCAGGGTGCCGAAGTGGCGCGCGAGATCGCGCGCGGTCGATTCGCCGACATTGCGGATGCCGAGCGCGTAGATAAAGCGCTCGAAACGGGTATGGCGGGCGACGTCGATCGCCTGTACCAGGTTCTGCGCGCTCTTGTCGCCCATGCGATCGAGGCCGGCCAGCTGATCGGCCTGCAGCCGGAACAGATCGGCCGGCGTGGTCACCCACTGCTTTTCCACCAGCTGGTCGACCAGTTTTTCGCCCAGGCCCTCGATATCCAGTGCCCGCCGGCTGGCGAAGTGCTGCAGCGCCTGCTTGCGCTGGGCCGAGCAGTACAGTCCGCCAGAACAGCGCGCGATGGCTTCGTCCTCGGCGCGGACGATATGCGAGCCGCAGACCGGGCATTGCGTCGGCATGACGAATTCAGCGGCATCGGCCGGCCGGCGGTCGGCGACGGCGGCCACGACTTCCGGGATCACGTCGCCGGCGCGGCGGACGATCACGGTGTCGCCGATGCGGATGTCCTTGCGCCGGACCTCGTCTTCATTGTGCAGCGTGGCATTGGTCACGGTCACGCCGCCGACGAACACCGGCTGCAGGCGGGCGACCGGGGTCACGGCGCCGGTGCGGCCGACCTGGACCGTGATCGCCTCGACCACGGTCAGTGCTTCCTCGGCCGGAAACTTGTGCGCGATGGCAAAGCGCGGTGCGCGCGACACAAAGCCGAGCTGATGCTGGTCGGCGACGGCATTGACCTTGTACACCACGCCATCGATATCGAACGGCAGCGTGGCGCGCCGTTCGAGAATGGACTCGTACTCGTGGATCAGCGCCTCGACCCCGCACACCACCGTACGCTCGCGGCAGACCGGGAAGCCCAGCTGCTGCAGCCAGTCCATGGTGGCGGAATGGGACGGCGGCGCGTCGGCGCCGTCCGGTTCGACCAGCGAGTAGGCGAAGAAAGCCAGCCGGCGGCTGGCCGTGATGCGGGAATCGAGCTGGCGCAGGCTGCCGGCGGCGGCATTGCGCGGATTGACGAAGACCTTGAGGCCGGCGGCGGCCTGGTCGGCGTTCAGCCGCTCGAAGTCGCGCTTCAGCATCAGCACTTCGCCGCGCACTTCCAGTCGTGCCGGCAACGGTGTGGCAAACAGGTCGGTCGCCGGCGGGGGTGTCAGCCGCAGCGGGATCGACTGCACGGTGCGCAGGTTCTCGGTCACGTTCTCGCCGGTGCTGCCGTCACCACGGGTCGCGCCCTGCACGAACACACCGTCCTCATACACCAGGCTGACGGCCAGACCGTCGAATTTCGGTTCGACTGCGTATTCGACCCGCTCGCGGCCGAGGCCTTCGCGCACGCGGGCGTCGAAGGCCAGCAGCTCGGCATGGCGCTGAGCCGGGTCGTCGGCCTGCATATCGGAAAAGACGTTGTTCAGCGACAGCATCGGTACTGCATGGCGGACTTCGCCGAACGCGGCCAGCGGCAGGCCGCCGACACGCTGACTGGGCGAGTCGGCACTGCGCAGTTCGGGGTGCGCGCGTTCCAGCTCGCACAGTTCGCGGAAGCGCAGATCGTATTCGGCGTCGGGCACGCTGGGCGTGTCGAGCACGTAATACTCGTGATTGTAACGATGCAAAAGCGCGCGCAGCTGGGCTGCGCGCGCGGCAGGTGATGCGGAGAGGGTCATGCGAACAGGCGTAGGGCGGCAATGGAGCCGGGGGCGATGCCGCGGTCATCCATGCGGGAGTGGATCTGGGCCAGCTGCTGGCGGATGACCGCCAGGCTGGCATCGGAAAGCGGGCGACGGGCGTCGTCGACCAGCTCGGCATCGAGCAGCTGCGCCAGCTGGCGCGAGAAGGCGACTGCACGCTCGAACACGTCGGCACTGCCGGCCACGCGCGGCACGTCGAAAACCAGCGAAATGCGGCTGTAGCGCTTTTCCAGCAGGTCCTGCAGCGAGAACGGGCGGTCGTCGCCGCTGGACAGGCAGTACAGGCTGTTGCCGGACTCGGACAGGTAGTGGAAGCGGCCGTCGGCCTCCAGATGCATGCCGTGGGCTTCGGCCAGGCTGCGCAGCTTGGTGCCGTAGAACGGCTTGTGCGCGATCAGGTTCAGGTTGATCAGCACGTCGACATCGGCGCAGAAGCGGTCGAGTTCGCGCGCGGCCGCCAGCGTCGGCTGGCTCTGCGGCAGGGTGACCAGACCGCCATGGTGGGCGGCAAAGTCTTCGACCTGATCAACGAACTGGCCGATCTCGGCTTCGCTGACCGCGCCGCCGCGATCGACCAGTTGCAGGCCGATATGGACGTGGCTGACCGGCGTGGCCGGCGGGGCACCATTGGCGACCAGCCATTCACCCTGGGCACTGCGGGCAATGACCTGAATGCGGCGCTGGGCGTCGATGCGCGGCCAGGCCTGCAGCGTCGCCGCCGGGGAGAAGGCCACCTCGGCGATAAAGTCGAGTGTCGGTTCCAGCATCGACACGATCAGGGCCTGGCGGTCGGCACCGTTGATGGCGCTGACGACCGGCTCGGCATCGAACGACGGTTCCTGCGGGTCTTCCGCGACCAGGGGGGCCGGCTCGTCGGCCAGGTCCGGCAACGGCGATTCCACCTCTTCAGTCTGCGGGACGGCCGGCTGCTGTGCCAGACGCGGCTCGGACGCCTCGTCCAGCTCCGGCAGCGGTGCATCGTCATCGGGCAGGCTGTCGCGCGGGGCTGCGACCGGCTCGGCATCGGTGGCACTGAAGGCGGTCAGCGACTCGCGCGGCGCGTCGTCATCGGCCAGCAGGCTCGGTTCCAGCCGCTCGGCGCTGCCGTCGCGAACCTGGTGGTTCGGCGTGTCCAGTAGCGGGTCGGACTGATTCTGGCGGAACGACTCAGCGGTTTTTCTGCGGAAGCGCTGTTCCTGCCAGACGTTGTAGCCGTACACCACTGCGATCACGGCGACAGCGAGTGCAATGAGGGCATAGTGCAGATCGGTCATGAGTGCGGTTTCCGTTGCAAAAGCGATATTCCGACGATTATAGCGGCGGCACGCCACTTGACGACCCGCTACGGACAATTTAGCTGCAGACCGTCCTTGCTACATCGCTTCCCGCATGCGCAGCGCCTCGACGATATCGACCGCGACGATGCGCGAGACCCCCTGTTCCTGCATGGTCACGCCGACCAGCTGTTCGGCCATTTCCATGGTCAGCCGGTTATGGCTGATATAGAGAAACTGGGTTTTGTCGGCCATTTTCTTCACCAGCTCGCAGAAACGGCCGGTATTGGCGTCGTCCAGGGGCGCATCGACCTCGTCCAGCAGGCAGAACGGCGCCGGATTGAGCTGGAACAGCGAAAACACCAGACTCATCGCCGTCAGCGCCTTTTCGCCGCCGGACAGCAGGTGGATGGTGCTGTTCTTCTTGCCCGGCGGCTGGGCGATGATCTGGATGCCGGCATCGAGCAGATCCTCGCCGGTCAGGACCAGTCGCGCCTGGCCGCCACCGAACAGCAGCGGGAACAGTTCCATCATCGAGGCATTGACCGCCTCGAAGGTGCTGCGCAACTGTTCTCGGGTTTCGCCGTCGATGCGGGTGATCGCCTGCTCCAGCGTCGCCATGGCCGCAACCAGATCCTCGTGCTGCGCCAGCAGATAGGTTTCGCGCTCGCGTGCCCCGCTCAGTTCGTCCAGCGCGGCCAGGTTGACCGCGCCAAGCGCATTCAGCGCCTGGGCCAGCTTGCCGATATCCGCGGTCAGCGTCGCGGCCTTCCGGCCCTCGCTCAGCCGCGCCACCAGCGCATCTTCGTCAGCCTTGGCCTCGCGCAGTTCCTCGTCATAGCGCTCGAACGCCAGCTTGGCTTCCTGCGCTTTCAGCAGCATCTGGCTGATCGCGTCGCGTACCGGCGCCAGCCCGCTGTCGGCATCGTGCCGGGCGCGGGTCAGCTCGCGCAGTCGCTGCTCGGCCGCCTGCGATGTCTCGCGCGCGGCGGTGACGGCGTCCTGGGCCTGTTCGCGGGCATACAGCGCTTCATGCAGCCGGTCGGCCAGATCGTCGTCGTCGAAGGTTTCGCGTTCGATCGCCAGCGCTTCGAGTTTCTCGGCCAGGATATCCAGCCGTTCGTTCAGTTCGCCCCGGCGGCGTTCCAGCTCGCTGACCCGCTGCTGGCTGCTGGCCAGCGCAAAGCGGGTTTCCTGTCCCTGCCGCTCCAGTTCGCGCGCCTTGTCGCGCGCCAGCGCCAGACCGGTCTCGGCGTCCAGTCGCGCCACGCGTGCCTGTTCCAGCGCGGCGGCGACTTCGTCCAGCGACAGCTGGGCTTCCTCCGCACTCAACTGTGCTTCCTCGATCTGCAGACGTTCGCTGGCATCATCGTCGTCCAGCCGCTGCAACTCGTCGGCGATGGCCTGGGCACGTGCCTCGCCCTGATGTTTCTTCTGCTCGATGGCCGACAGGGTCAGGCGTGCGTCGGTGTCCGCCTGCTGGGCCGCGGCCTGCGCATCGCGGGCGGCGGCAATGGCGTCGCGGGTCGCGGCGCGCTCGCTGTCCAGCGTGGTCAGCCGCGCTTCCAGCGCCAGCAGCTGCGGCTGTTGCCGGTCGCGTTGCGCCAGCAGCGCGTCACGTTCGGCGCGGCGGGCCACGATCGAGGTTTCCCCGCGCTGGGCGTGATAGTGGATGCCATGGCGGCTGACGGCATGCCCGTCCACGGTATAGCAGCGACCGCCCGGCGGCAGGCTGTCGCGCAGGGCAAGGGCGGCGTCCAGCGAGTCGGCGGCGAAACACAGAGCCAGCGTATCGCCCAGCAGTGGCGCAAAGCGTGCATCGTCCAGCGTGATGTGGCGCAGCAACGGCGTCAGCGCTGACGGCGGCAGCGCCAGTGCGGCTGCCTCGCGTGCCAGCACCAGCGGCGCCGGCGGGGTGTCGCTCGGCAGCGTTGCGCTCAGGCGCGCCGTGGCGGTATGGGCGAGGGCGGCTTCCAGCGCGGTTTCCCAGCCGGCGTCGATGCGCAGCGCATCGAGCAGTTGCGGCGCGTCGGCCAGTTGCTGGCGGGCGAGCCAGTCGCCCATGCCGGCGCGGGCCTGTGCCGCATCGAGCAGCTTGGTCAGGGCGCCGGCCTCGGCGTCGAGCGCCGACAGCGCATCGCGCTGGCTTGCACGCTCGCGATCGACCGCCTGCCGTTCGCGGTCGAGCTCGGCCAGACGGTTTTCCTCGTGGTCGACGGCCTGGCGCGCGGTATCCAGCGCACTGGCGGACTGACGGGCGGCATCGGCGGCATCGGCCAGTTCGCCGGCGGCCGGCAGTGCCAGTTCGGCATGTTCGTCGCGCAGCCGGCCACGGCGTTCCTGCAACTGGGCCAGCGTGCGCTGGCCAGCGGCGGCGCGCTGCTCGGCCAGGTCGCGGCCCCGGGTCAGTTCGGCGACCTTGTTGGTCAGCGCGGCCAGCTGGCTGTCGCGGCTGCGGAACTGCTGCTCGGTATCCGGCAGGCTGCCGTCGCCGCCGTCCAGCGCCATCTGCGCTTCCTCGGCCGCGTACCGGGCTTCGTCACGGCGTTCGGTCCATTCGGCCAGTTCGGTCTCGATCTGGTGCGCCTGGCTGGCGAGTGCCGATTGTTCGGTGCGGGCGCTGGCGAATTCGCGCTCGACCCGCGCCCGGGTGTCCTGATGATGTCGTGCCTGTTCTTCCCGCCGCGCGACCTGCGCCGACAGATCGGCCAGGTGCTGCTGGCGGGTGCTGACTTCGTCGCCGGCCGCGAAATGCGCTTCGCGTGCCGCTTCGATCGCCGCGTCCAGCTCGGTGCCGCGTGACGACAGCATCGCCAGCTCGGTTTCCAGTCGCGCCAGTTCGGCACTGGCCTTCGCCTCGGCTTCCTGTGCATCGCGCTTGCGCGTCAGCGCCAGCAGGTTCTGCAGCTCGGCCAGTTCGTCGCGCATGCCCTGGTAGCGCTGCGCGACCTCGGCCTGTTCGGCCAGTTTTTCGACCTGACGGGTCAGTTCCTCGCGGATATCGTGCAGGCGGGCGAGGTTGTCACGGGTATCGGCCAGCCGCGATTCGGTTTCCTTGCGGCGCTCCTTATACTTGGATACGCCGGCGGCTTCTTCCAGATAGGCACGCAGTTCTTCCGGGCGGGCCTCGATAATGCGCGAGATCATGCCCTGTTCAATGACCGCATAGCCCTTGGTGCCGACGCCGGTGCCAAGAAACAGGTCGGCGATATCGCGCCGGCGCACCTGCTGGCCATTGATCCAGTAGCTCGATTCCCCCTGCCGGGTCAGTACGCGCTTGATGGCGATTTCAGTGTACTGGCCCCAGGTGCCGGATGCGCGGCCCTCGCCATTGTCGAATACCAGTTCGACCGAGGCCCGGCTGCCGGGCTTGCGCGTGCCGGAGCCGTTGAAGATCACGTCCTGCATCGACTCGCCACGCAGCTGCTTGGCCGAGGATTCACCCAGCACCCAGCGCACGGCGTCGATCACGTTCGATTTGCCGCAGCCGTTCGGGCCGCAGACGGCGACCAGCTGACCCGGCACCGGGATCGAGGTCGGGTCGACGAAGGATTTGAAGCCGGCGAGTTTGATATGGGTGAGGCGCACGTTGAACCCGGGGGGCGGTAGAGTCGATGCGCATTTTACGTGAAGCGGCAGCGGACAGGCCCGCGAGATGCGGGCCTGTCAGGAGGGGGCGTTTTTTACCTGCAGCCGGTCTTGCGCTTCAGGCTTTCGGTACGCGGATCAGATAACGGATGGTCGGGCCGTCCTGCTGGATGTCGAGCATCTCGTAGCCGTGGTTGCGGGCGTCGAGCGGGATGTTGTTGATCGACTGCGGGCAGTCGCTGATCACTTCCAGCACCTGGCCCGGCGCCAGCTGCGGCAGCGCTTCCAGCGTGGCGACGGCAGGATACGGGCACGGTTCACCGACCATGTCGAGGCGGAAATCGGGGGCGGGCAGCGTGCTCATGCGGACTCCTTGGCAAGACGGGGGGCAGCGGTCGACTGGCGGGCGAAGAAGCGTTTTTCCCACCACAGGATCAGGCCGAAGGCGACCGCAAGCAGCAGATAGGTGACAAACAGGCCGCCAATCGGGCCGAACTGCTGCAACAGATTGATTTTTTCGTAGTTGGTAGCGAGAGCCGGGGCCACATCGTCCCAGACGTAGGCGAGGGCGGTCGCGCCGATGATATTGCCGAGGCCGACCCACCAGTAGTGAACCTGGCCTTCGACCGCGCGGTACATCCAGCCGGTTTCGCAGCCGCCGGCCAGCACGATGCCGAAGCCGAACAGCAGACCGCCGATGACGGCATTCGGGCCGGCCCACAGGATCTTCGGCTCGGCGCCCATCTGCACATAGCTGAAGATGCCGATGGCGCTGACCGCCATGCCGAGGATGATGGCTTTGGCCATCTGCGTGCGGCCGGTGATCCACAGGTCGCGGAACGCCGAGGTGAAGCAGACTTGCGCGCGCTCGATGATCAGGCCGAAAGCCAGCCCGAACAGGGCGGCAAAACCGAGTTTCGGCGCATCGAAGGCCCGGGCGACGGCCCACAGCACAAAGGCGACGAACACCAGCATGCCGATGCGGAAGCGACGGGCGGCCACGGCCGGGTCGGCGGTCAGCGCGGTGGCGGCGGAGACTTTCTGCAATTTGACCGGGATGCGGAACATCGGCAGCAGCGTGAAGCGGGCGCCGAAGTACGAACCGGCGGCGGTGGCCAGCGCGAAGAACCACGCATGCAGCGAGAACTGCGGGATGCCGGTAAAGAAGGCCGCCAGATTGCAGCCCATCGCCAGCCGGGCGCCGAAGCCGGCGATGATGCCGCCGATCACGGCCTGGGCGATGCGGATGCGGTGCTGCGGCACGCGCAGCTTGACGTTGTTCGCCCACAGCGCGGCGGACAGGCAGCCGGCGAACATGCCGATGATCATCATCCCGTCGACGCGCGTCAGCGGCGTGCCGTCGAGGTGGATCACCTTGAAATAGCCCCAGGTCTCCGGATGGAAGCCGGCGAACTGCAGCAGATGGCCACCCCAGCGGGTGAATTCGCCGGTCACGGCCCAGAAGGTGCCGGTCAGGCCGAAGTAGTAGGTGGCCAGCACGCCAGCGGCGATGACGGCCGGTACCGGATTCCAGAACTTGATCAGGTATTGTTGTTTGAATGACTCCCAGGTCATGGGATGGGGCTCCGGGAAGGCACGC
Coding sequences within it:
- the tpx gene encoding thiol peroxidase translates to MATVTLRGTPIDVTGTLPAPGSTAPAFTLVGADLADVPLSQFAGKRKILNIFPSVDTPTCAMSVRKFNEKAAALNNTVVLCISADLPFAQKRFCGAEGIDNVVTLSTLRGGEFLAHYGVLQSSGPLASLAARAVVVLDEHDKVLHAELVAEIGQEPDYSAALAVL
- the ribA gene encoding GTP cyclohydrolase II, whose translation is MSLMPPDSAVAPGTRALRVEAVGSARLPTAHGEFVAHAFRDRSSGIEHLALTMGSPSGDGVLARMHSECLTGDVLGSRRCDCGEQLDLALQRIAEQGCGVLLYLRGQEGRGIGIGHKIQAYALQDSGLDTVAANVALGLPVDARRYDFAADILRLLGVRSVRLMSNNPDKKVALEAAGIPVTELLLHAVPQHADNRAYLQTKRTRMGHLLDPA
- a CDS encoding hypoxanthine-guanine phosphoribosyltransferase, which encodes MPNVAAARGLLNSADVLFTAEEVSVAVDRMATEITALLGDEYPLVLSVMGGAVVFTGQLLPRLQFPLDFDYVHVSRYGDKTQGGAITWRTAPKEDVRDRVVLVLDDILDEGETMAAIREKVMEMGAKAFYSGVFANKLIDKPKPIKADFVGIDVPNRYVFGYGMDVRGAWRNLPAIYALK
- the galU gene encoding UTP--glucose-1-phosphate uridylyltransferase GalU, which produces MKPIRKAVFPVAGMGTRFLPATKASPKEMLPVVDKPLIQYAVEEAVAAGITELVFITGRNKRAIEDHFDKAYELENELELRNKHVLLDTVQDILPKNVSCVYIRQAEALGLGHAVLCARPAVGDEPFAVILADDLIDMPNGAMAEMISCYQTTGSSVLGVERVPRSETGSYGIVEVRDENGLQRVTSIVEKPKPQDAPSDLAVVGRYILTPAIFDKLRAIKPGAGGEIQLTDGIDLLMRDEPVHALALSGVRYDCGSKLGYLKATVDFALKHPEVGAAFDNWLAGRK
- a CDS encoding pyridoxal phosphate-dependent aminotransferase, encoding MDRRTLLKSSGLLVGLAALGSRAVAQTPATAAPAANDSPAVFIPSADTPLRLNFNENSLGMSPRAKQALAAVLPGQSCRYPDDAREALVATIARLNGLSDKQVILGNGSSELIHTAVLNAALTPNAQLVVADPTFNNAEVHAKAMGLKTVKVGLTRDHVLDIAGMRAAADAHPGPSTIYLCNPNNPTATITPAAVIDKWIASAPDRVTFIVDEAYHEYVTDPRYQSAIKWVKQGRKNVIVLRTCSKVFGLAGVRVGYAFAHPDTIAQYDAHISIDNINLAGAATARASLEDAAWIRHSLASTAQGRAIAVDAFKRLHLDYMPSQANFIMHRIKGSTTAYQAEMKKRHVLVGRLFDHTDGWNRLTIGTPEEMRAFVKVLDGMRRDGLV
- the ligA gene encoding NAD-dependent DNA ligase LigA — translated: MTLSASPAARAAQLRALLHRYNHEYYVLDTPSVPDAEYDLRFRELCELERAHPELRSADSPSQRVGGLPLAAFGEVRHAVPMLSLNNVFSDMQADDPAQRHAELLAFDARVREGLGRERVEYAVEPKFDGLAVSLVYEDGVFVQGATRGDGSTGENVTENLRTVQSIPLRLTPPPATDLFATPLPARLEVRGEVLMLKRDFERLNADQAAAGLKVFVNPRNAAAGSLRQLDSRITASRRLAFFAYSLVEPDGADAPPSHSATMDWLQQLGFPVCRERTVVCGVEALIHEYESILERRATLPFDIDGVVYKVNAVADQHQLGFVSRAPRFAIAHKFPAEEALTVVEAITVQVGRTGAVTPVARLQPVFVGGVTVTNATLHNEDEVRRKDIRIGDTVIVRRAGDVIPEVVAAVADRRPADAAEFVMPTQCPVCGSHIVRAEDEAIARCSGGLYCSAQRKQALQHFASRRALDIEGLGEKLVDQLVEKQWVTTPADLFRLQADQLAGLDRMGDKSAQNLVQAIDVARHTRFERFIYALGIRNVGESTARDLARHFGTLDALMAADETALVAVPDVGPIVARSIVDFFAESHNRDVVTDLCALGVDWPQVAATTDSYVDGVAGKTFVLTGTLPTLTRDDAKARIEAAGGKVAGSVSKKTDYVVAGDAAGSKLDKAQALGVAILDQDGLLALLGS
- a CDS encoding cell division protein ZipA C-terminal FtsZ-binding domain-containing protein, which codes for MTDLHYALIALAVAVIAVVYGYNVWQEQRFRRKTAESFRQNQSDPLLDTPNHQVRDGSAERLEPSLLADDDAPRESLTAFSATDAEPVAAPRDSLPDDDAPLPELDEASEPRLAQQPAVPQTEEVESPLPDLADEPAPLVAEDPQEPSFDAEPVVSAINGADRQALIVSMLEPTLDFIAEVAFSPAATLQAWPRIDAQRRIQVIARSAQGEWLVANGAPPATPVSHVHIGLQLVDRGGAVSEAEIGQFVDQVEDFAAHHGGLVTLPQSQPTLAAARELDRFCADVDVLINLNLIAHKPFYGTKLRSLAEAHGMHLEADGRFHYLSESGNSLYCLSSGDDRPFSLQDLLEKRYSRISLVFDVPRVAGSADVFERAVAFSRQLAQLLDAELVDDARRPLSDASLAVIRQQLAQIHSRMDDRGIAPGSIAALRLFA